The nucleotide sequence AAAGGCGCGCGGCATCGCGGCCCGCGGCCGCCTCCTGCCCGGCCGGCCAGTTGCGATAGGCGCCCGACAGCTTGACCCAGACGCGCCCGCTGCCGGCCTGCCGCAGCAGGTATTGGAAGCCGGGATCGGCGATGCCCCCGGCCGGGTCCGGCCGCCCGAAGTGGTCCACCACCACCGTGCAGCCGGCGGCCAGCAGGGGTGGCATCACCTCCGGCAGGCGCGCGGCAGGCAGGTGCACCTCCACATGCCAGCCCAGCGCGGCGACACGCTCCAGCAGCCCCTGCCATGGCGATGCATCCAGCGCGGGCGGCGCTTGTCCGACCAGGTTCAGCCGCATGCCGACCACGCCGGCGGCCGCCATCGCCCCCAAGGCATCGTCCGAGACAGCGGGCTCGACCACGACGACGCCGCGCAGCCGGCCGGCGGCCTGCCGTAACGCGCTCAGCAGGTAGGCGTTGTCCGTGCCGAGGAAGCTGGGCTGGACCAGCACGCCATGGCTCAGGCCGTGGGCGTCCAGCTGCGCCAGGTAGTCGGACAGGCGCGCGTCATAGTCCGGGGTGTAGCGCCGCCCGTCGGCCAGCCCCAGGCCCTGCACGAAGACATGGGCGTGGGTGTCGATGGCGATTTCGGCGGGTGCGGCGACAACAGGCAAGACAGGCTCCAGGCATTTCGATGCCGCCCTTCCCCGCGCCCAGGCGCGGCCGGAAAGGGCCTCGTAATGCGCCGCATTCTAGAAATGCCAGGTATAGTTTTCTATGTGTCCATCCTCTTTTTTATATATCGTTTCGATATAGAAGTCCGCCGCATGGAAACCCGCCACCTTCGCTATTTCCTGGCCGTCGTGGACCACGGCAGCGTCAGCCGCGCGGCGGACTGGCTGGGGCTGGCCCAACCGGCGCTCAGCCAGGCCCTGGCCCGCATGGAAAAGGAACTGGGCGTGCGCCTGTTCGACCGCTCGCGCCGGGGCGCGGAACCGACCGCGGCCGCGCGCGCCATCCTGGAGGATGTCCGCGCCAGCGTCGCGCGCATCGACGCCGCCGCCGCCCGCGCCCGCGACATCGGCCGCGGCAGCGCCGGCCAGCTGACGGTGGGGCTGGTGTCGTCGGCGCTCTTCGACACCTTGCCGCGCGCGCTGCGCCAGATGCGCGAACGCGCGCCCGGCGTGCGCGTGATCCTGCGCGAAATGAGCAATGCCGAACAGGCGCAGGCCCTGCAGAACGGGGAGATCGACATCGGCCTGATGCATACGCCGGTGGCGGTGGGCGGCCGCATGCGCGAGCGCCAGCTGCTGCGCGATCGCCTGGTGGCCGCCGTGCCCGACGAATTCCCCGTCGCCGCGGACGGCACGGTCAGGCTGGCGCAGATCGCCGCCGCCGGCCTGGTGCTGTTTCCGCGCACGCAGCTGCCCGTCCTGTACGAATCCATCCTGGACGCCATGCGCAAGGCCGGCCACGAACCTTGGGTGGCGCAGGAAGCCAACCGCACCCTGACGGTGCTGGCCTGCGTGGCCGGCGGCTGCGGCGTGGGCCTGCTGCCCAGCTGGATACGGTCGCTGGATTTCCGCGGCGTGCGCTTCTGCGAAGTGGCCGATGGCCAGGAGCTGCCCAGTTTCGACCTGAGCGCCATCTGGCCCGCGCGCTCCGTGCCGACGCTGGCCGACCTGTTCGCCAGCCTGGACCTGGGCCCGCATCCGGCATCGGGATGAGCCGGATGGCGAGCGGCGGGCTTTTTTGCCATAGTGGCAGCCGCCGCCGCGTCGGACTGCCGCATCGCCCATGCTGAACACCGCACTCAAGTATTTCCTGGAAGTCGTCAACAACGGATCCCTGACGGTCGCCGCGCAGGCGCTGCACGTGGCGCCGTCGGCGGTCAGCCGCATGATCCGCAAGCTGGAAGCCGAGTACGACACGGTGCTGTTCGACCGCCATGCGCGCGGCATGGTGCTGACGGAATCCGGACAGCTGCTGGCCAGCTACGCACGGCGCGCCCACATGGATGCCGAACGGGCCCGTTCGGACGTGCGCGACCTGAGCCAGGTCGGCCAGCGCCTGGTGAAGATTTCCGCGAACCAGGCCTTCGGCCGCGAACTGCTGCCGCGCCTGATCGGCGAGTTCCGCAAGACCGAGCCCAGCGTGCATTTTGAGCTGAACATCCTGCAGTCGGAGGAAATCAACCGGCGGGTGCGCGAGGGCAAGGACGACATCGGCGTGAGCTATAGCCTGTCGGCGCCGGAAGGCGTGCAGATCCAGCACGTCGGCATCCTGCCGGTATGCGCGGTGATGGCGCCGGATCATCCGCTGGCGCGGCGCGGCACTGTATCCATGCAGGAAGTCGCGGACTATCCGGTGGCCCTGATGGGCCATGGCAGCACCATACGCTTCATCGTCGACCTGTGCTGCATGCACGAAGGCATCGACCTGAATGTGGTGATGACCAGCAACAACATGGGCGCCTTGCAGAACCTGAGCCGCAACTACGGCGCCATCATCTTCGGCAGCCGGCTGACGGTGCTGGCGGGCATCCAGCGCAAGGAACTGGTCGCCGTCCCGCTGACCAACACCGACCTGCACCAGCGGCATTTCCATATCCAGACCATGCTGGGCCGCGAGCTGCCGTCCAGCGTCGCGCGCATCGTGCAGGCCATCGTGCGCGACGTCACGCTGGCGGCCTAGGGCCGGCGCGCGCCGGCGCCAGGCGCGCCGCTATCCTTCCGGCGCCAGATCCGCCGCCCAGTCGGGCTCGCGCCAGACGGCGTCGGCATCCAGCGGCCACACCGGCCGCGGCAAGCGGCGGAAGCCCACGCGTTTCAGATTGGGCGTGGTCAGGCCCGGGCTGTCCACGTCATGGATGCGTTCCGGCGTGAAGAACTCGTCGAAGCCCGCGCGGTAATGGCCGCGGCTTTTGACGATCAGGTTCTTCACGCTGGCGATGTCGATGCCGTGCATTTCCACGATGCGGGGTTCGGCCAATTGGCGGCGCAGGCTGCCCACGATGACGCGCAGGCCGGAGTCCTCCAGTTCCAGCAGCACGCTGGGCCCCAGGGAAAACTTGCGGCCGCGCATGACCCCGCGCCGTCCCTCGCCTTCGCCATCGGTCAGCCGGACGATACGGGCGCGCGCCTGGAAGCGCCGGGAAAACTCGGATTCCTGGCGGTTGAAGACGGCGTCGAAGCTGGCGCCCTCGCCCAGCGCATGCGCCTGCGCGGCCAAGGCGGGATCCACGAACACCCCGAGCACCGTATCCGGGATGCGCGCCTGGTGGAACGCCGCCAGCAGCCAGGACGTATTGCCGCGCCCACCGCCGCCGGGATTGTCCGCCACGTCGGCGAACAGCAGCGGCATCGCGGATGCGGCGGCCAGCGCCACGGCGCGGTCCACCTCTATCATGTCCGGCACGTAGCGATGGCGGTCCTGCCAGGCGGCACGCGCCAGGGCCAGCGCGGTGCGCCGCGCCGCCGCCAGGTCGCCGCGCGCGGTCACGTTCACCGTCAGGCCGCACTTGGGCAGATCGGAAAAGACGAAACCGCCCAGCACCGACACATTGGCGATGGGACCCTGCCCGGCGGGCGCCATGCATGCCTGCGCCCGCGCGATCAGGTCGGCGTAGGGTCCTTCGCGGGTGCCCAGGGTGACGGACGGCGGCGTCAGCGGCAACCGGATATGGGCGGTGGCGGTCTTCATCCCGCCCAGCATCTCGTGCAGCAGGTCGGCGGCTTCGGCCGCGCGCTCGCGCTGGTCGACGTGGGGATTGGTGCGATAGCCGATCAGCGCGTCCAGTGACTCCATGGTCGCGGCGGAGACATTCGCATGCAGGTCATGCGTGGCGACGATGGGCACGCCGGGCCCGACCAATTGCCGCAGCATGGTGGCCAGGGCCGCCTCCGTATCGTCCTCGCCTTCGGCCGACGAGGCCCCATGGTTGGCGACGTACACGGCGTCCACGGGCAGCACGGCCTGCAGCCGCGCGCGCGTCTCGCGCAGAAACGTGGCCCACACCGCGGCGCTGGCCGGACCGCCCGGCGGCGCGCCGATGACGATCAGCGGCAGCGGTTGCCAGGGTCCCAGGGCGTCCATGCGCTGGTAGAAGCCGGGCAGCTCGCTGGGCAGGTGGCTGACCTGCCGCGCCAGCGCGCTGATGCGCTCGCCCTCTTCCCAGCATTGGGCGCGGAAATCGTCTTCCACGGAGACCGGCGCGAAGGCGTTGGACTCCAGGTGGAAACCCAGCACGGCGACGCGCGGCGCGGTTGTGCTCGTGCTGGTGCCTTGCATGGATGCGCTCATGATCGTCTCCCGCCTCAGGCCTTGTGGACGGTATAGAACAGCGGCAGCTGCGGCTGGAAATCCTTCCACTCCGATCCCACCGCGCTGACCTGGTAGGTCGCGCCCAGGGGGATATAGGGCACGTCCTCGATGACCTGCAGCTGGATCTGTTCGCAGATCTTCTTCTGCGTCGCCAGGTCGGGCGCGTTGAACCAATCCTGCCGCAGCTGCTCCAGCCTGGGGCTGTCGGGCCAGCCCCACCAGGCCGCCTTGCCGTTGCCCCGCAGCGCCAGATGGCCGGCGGGATCCAGGTTATTGGGCCCCGTCAGGCCGGTGAAGGCGACGTTCCAGCCGCCCTTGGACGGCGGATCCTGGTTGTTGCGCCGCTGCACCGCCGTGCCCCAATCCATGGTCTGCACATCCACGTTCAGGCCGATGCGCTTGAACAGGTCCGCGGTCACCAGGGCCGCGGCGTGGTACGCCGGAAAATCCGCCGGGTCCAGCAGCACTATTGTCTCGCCCTTGTAGCCGGCCGCCTTGAGGTCGGCGCGCACCTTGTCCAGGTCGCGCTTGCCCGTGAGCTTGTCCAGGCCGGCCTCGGTGGCCATGGGCGTGCCCTCGACGAACACGCCCATGCGGTCGGTCCAGTACTCCTTGAACTCGGTGCCGTTCATGGCCGTCATGTAGTCGGTCTGGTTGATCGAGGCCAGTACCGCGCGGCGCATCAGCACGTTGTCGAAGGGCGGCTGCAGGTGGTTGAAGCGCAGGATCGCCACCGTGGGCAGGCTGCGCTTGACCAGGGTGATGGAGGGATCGGCCTTGAGCATGCCGATAAAGTCGTTGTCCACGGCCTCGACGCCGTCGACCTCGTGCGCCTGCAGGGCGGCGATGGCGGTGGCGCGGTCCGGCACGACGTTCCAGCGTACCTCGTCCATGTGGGCGATCTTGGGACCGGCGCTGAACTGCGGCGGAAAGCTGTCCTTGCGCGGCACATAGCCGGCGAACTTTTCGTAGACCACGCGCGAGCCGGACACCCACTGTTCGCGCACGAAACGGAACGGGCCGCTGCCTATCATTTCCGTCACGGGCTTGTCGTCGGGCCCCTTGGCCAGGCGCTCGGGCATGATGGCGGCCATGCTGCCCGTCTGCCGGCCCAGCGCGTGCAGCAACAGGGGGAAAGGCTTCTTCAGCTTGAACTGCAGCTGCTTGTCGTTCAGCGCCGTCAGTTCCGCGGTGGCGCTCATCAAGGACTTGCCCATCAAGTCGCGCAGGGCCCAGCGATGCAGGCTGGCGATGGCATCCTGGGCGCGCACGGGGGAGCCGTCATGGAACACCAGTTGCTCGCGCAACGTGATCACCCAGCGCAATCCGTCGGCGTCCATCTCGTGGCCGGCGGCCATCTGCGGATGCGGCTGGTAGTCGTTGTCCATGCCGTACAGCGTATCGAAGACCATCTGCGCGTGGTTCTGCGTGATGGTCGCCGTGGTAAAGGTCGGATCCAGCAAGGTCAGGTCGGTCTGCGGAATCCAGCGGAACTCGACGCGCGGCGCCGCGCGCAGATAGCCCGGCAAGGCCAGGGTCGCCGCGCTGGCGCCGGTGGTGATCAGGAATTGCCTGCGGTCCATGTTTGGCTCCCCTTGAAGGATGGACACTACATTCAGGATCCCCGCGCGGAAGGCCACGCGGAAACAGCGCCGGACAGGGCCCGTTCACGGCCTTGCCCGGCAATCGAACCAAGGCGCGGGGGGCCCCGTCCTGGCGGCCCGCCCGCGCGGTATTCCCCGCCCCGCTCAATACAGGCCGCCCACGCGGTGCCGGGCCACGAAATGCCCCGGCCCGACCTGCTCCAGCGGCGGTACCTCCGGTTCATATCCCAGCGGCCGCACCGGACTGGGCAGTTCGGCGTTGTCCACGCGGATCTCGCGGCGACGCGAGGGGTCCGGCACCGGCACGGCCTGCATCAGCTTGCGCGTATACGGATGGCGCGGGTCCTCGAACACCGCCTGGCGCGGCCCGATCTCCACGATCTGGCCCAGGTACATCACGGCCACGCGGTGGCTGATGCGCTCGACCACCGCCATGTCATGCGAAATAAACAGGTAGGAGACGCCCAGCTCGCGCTGCAGGTCGATCAGCAGGTTGACGATCTGCGCCTGGATGGATACATCCAGCGCCGACACCGATTCGTCGGCGATCAGCACGCGGGGTTGGACCGATAGCGCGCGCGCGATGCAGATGCGCTGGCGCTGGCCGCCGGAGAACTGGTGCGGCCACCGGCTGGCCATGGCGGGATCCAGGCCCACGCGTTCCATCAGCGCGGCGACGCGGCGGTCCGCCTCGGGCCCGCTGGCCAGCCCGTGGATCAGCATCGGCTCCTTGATGGATTCGCCCACGCGCATGCGCGGGTTGAGCGAAGCGTAGGGGTCCTGGAAGACGAACTGCATGCCCCGCCGCAGCGTCCGCAATGACAGCGGATCGTCCCCGCGCACCTCCTGGCCGGCGAATTCCACGCTGCCCGAAGTCGCGCGCGTCAGCTGCAGGATGGACCGCCCCGTCGTGGTCTTGCCGCAGCCCGACTCTCCCACCAGGGACAGCGTTTCCCCCGCATGCAGGTCGAAGCTGACCTTTTCCACGGCGTGCACGCGACGCTTCACCCGCGCCAGCACGCCGCCGCGCACGTCGAAACGGGTGACCAGGTCCCGCACGCGCAGGATGGGATGCTTGGATGGCGCGTCGGCGGGATCGCGGCCTGCGGCCGCCGCGGGGTGAGGCGGCGCGGACGATGCTGGCGGATACGCGGTGGACGACGCCGTGGGATACCCGCCGGCGGATGGCGCTTCCGGATACGCGGTCGACGGCGGCGCGGCAGGCGCCGCCGTATTCGCGGGCGCGGAGGGCGCGTCTTCCACCAGGTCGAAGCGCGCAGGCCGCGCCGTGCCGCGCATGGCGCCCAGCTTGGGCGCGGCGGCCATCAGGGCGCGGGTATAGCTCTCGCGCGGATGCGCGAACAGAGCCGCCGCGGTATTGGTCTCGATGGCGCGGCCGCGCCGCATGACCATGACGCGGTCCGCGACTTCGGCGACCACCCCCATATCGTGCGTGATGAAGATCACGCCCATGTCCATCTCGCCCTGCAGCTCGCGTATGAGTTGCAGGATTTGCGCCTGGATGGTGACGTCCAGCGCCGTGGTGGGCTCGTCGGCGATGAGCAGCGCCGGCTTGCAGGACAGGGCCATGGCGATCATGACGCGCTGGCGCATGCCGCCGGACAGCTCGTGCGGATAGCGGCGCAGCGCGGCGGCGGCATCCGGGATGCGCACGCGATCGAGGATGCGGCGCGCTTCCGCTTCGGCGCTTCGGGCATCGCCGGGCTGGTGCAGGCGGATGGCCTCGACGATCTGCGCGCCCACCGTCATGACGGGGTTCAGCGAGGTCATCGGCTCCTGGAAGACCATGCCCAGGTCGGCGCCGCGCATGGCGCGCATTTGTTCGTGGCTGGCCGCCGCCAGGTCCACGGACGTGCCGTCGCGGCGCCGGAAATGCATCGCGCCTTGCGCGATGCGGCCGCCGCCGAATTCGACCAGCCGCATGACGGCCAGCGAGGTCACCGATTTGCCCGAGCCGGACTCGCCGACGATGGCCAGCGTCTCGCCGCGGTCCACGTGCAGGCTGATATCCCGCACCGCGACAGT is from Bordetella bronchialis and encodes:
- a CDS encoding amidohydrolase family protein, which gives rise to MPVVAAPAEIAIDTHAHVFVQGLGLADGRRYTPDYDARLSDYLAQLDAHGLSHGVLVQPSFLGTDNAYLLSALRQAAGRLRGVVVVEPAVSDDALGAMAAAGVVGMRLNLVGQAPPALDASPWQGLLERVAALGWHVEVHLPAARLPEVMPPLLAAGCTVVVDHFGRPDPAGGIADPGFQYLLRQAGSGRVWVKLSGAYRNWPAGQEAAAGRDAARLLLDAYTAGRLVWGSDWPHTEHRHISYASTRQSLDRWIEDPGIRRAILADTPARLFQVAR
- a CDS encoding LysR family transcriptional regulator, encoding METRHLRYFLAVVDHGSVSRAADWLGLAQPALSQALARMEKELGVRLFDRSRRGAEPTAAARAILEDVRASVARIDAAAARARDIGRGSAGQLTVGLVSSALFDTLPRALRQMRERAPGVRVILREMSNAEQAQALQNGEIDIGLMHTPVAVGGRMRERQLLRDRLVAAVPDEFPVAADGTVRLAQIAAAGLVLFPRTQLPVLYESILDAMRKAGHEPWVAQEANRTLTVLACVAGGCGVGLLPSWIRSLDFRGVRFCEVADGQELPSFDLSAIWPARSVPTLADLFASLDLGPHPASG
- a CDS encoding LysR family transcriptional regulator, with the translated sequence MLNTALKYFLEVVNNGSLTVAAQALHVAPSAVSRMIRKLEAEYDTVLFDRHARGMVLTESGQLLASYARRAHMDAERARSDVRDLSQVGQRLVKISANQAFGRELLPRLIGEFRKTEPSVHFELNILQSEEINRRVREGKDDIGVSYSLSAPEGVQIQHVGILPVCAVMAPDHPLARRGTVSMQEVADYPVALMGHGSTIRFIVDLCCMHEGIDLNVVMTSNNMGALQNLSRNYGAIIFGSRLTVLAGIQRKELVAVPLTNTDLHQRHFHIQTMLGRELPSSVARIVQAIVRDVTLAA
- a CDS encoding M81 family metallopeptidase, with translation MSASMQGTSTSTTAPRVAVLGFHLESNAFAPVSVEDDFRAQCWEEGERISALARQVSHLPSELPGFYQRMDALGPWQPLPLIVIGAPPGGPASAAVWATFLRETRARLQAVLPVDAVYVANHGASSAEGEDDTEAALATMLRQLVGPGVPIVATHDLHANVSAATMESLDALIGYRTNPHVDQRERAAEAADLLHEMLGGMKTATAHIRLPLTPPSVTLGTREGPYADLIARAQACMAPAGQGPIANVSVLGGFVFSDLPKCGLTVNVTARGDLAAARRTALALARAAWQDRHRYVPDMIEVDRAVALAAASAMPLLFADVADNPGGGGRGNTSWLLAAFHQARIPDTVLGVFVDPALAAQAHALGEGASFDAVFNRQESEFSRRFQARARIVRLTDGEGEGRRGVMRGRKFSLGPSVLLELEDSGLRVIVGSLRRQLAEPRIVEMHGIDIASVKNLIVKSRGHYRAGFDEFFTPERIHDVDSPGLTTPNLKRVGFRRLPRPVWPLDADAVWREPDWAADLAPEG
- a CDS encoding ABC transporter substrate-binding protein gives rise to the protein MDRRQFLITTGASAATLALPGYLRAAPRVEFRWIPQTDLTLLDPTFTTATITQNHAQMVFDTLYGMDNDYQPHPQMAAGHEMDADGLRWVITLREQLVFHDGSPVRAQDAIASLHRWALRDLMGKSLMSATAELTALNDKQLQFKLKKPFPLLLHALGRQTGSMAAIMPERLAKGPDDKPVTEMIGSGPFRFVREQWVSGSRVVYEKFAGYVPRKDSFPPQFSAGPKIAHMDEVRWNVVPDRATAIAALQAHEVDGVEAVDNDFIGMLKADPSITLVKRSLPTVAILRFNHLQPPFDNVLMRRAVLASINQTDYMTAMNGTEFKEYWTDRMGVFVEGTPMATEAGLDKLTGKRDLDKVRADLKAAGYKGETIVLLDPADFPAYHAAALVTADLFKRIGLNVDVQTMDWGTAVQRRNNQDPPSKGGWNVAFTGLTGPNNLDPAGHLALRGNGKAAWWGWPDSPRLEQLRQDWFNAPDLATQKKICEQIQLQVIEDVPYIPLGATYQVSAVGSEWKDFQPQLPLFYTVHKA
- a CDS encoding dipeptide ABC transporter ATP-binding protein, with protein sequence MASHTDRVRPAAGLADGTRQGGAALPGYGGADPARPGAGPAHSGRTDSGRADAARRVLDVAGLTVVFGAAPQATVAVRDISLHVDRGETLAIVGESGSGKSVTSLAVMRLVEFGGGRIAQGAMHFRRRDGTSVDLAAASHEQMRAMRGADLGMVFQEPMTSLNPVMTVGAQIVEAIRLHQPGDARSAEAEARRILDRVRIPDAAAALRRYPHELSGGMRQRVMIAMALSCKPALLIADEPTTALDVTIQAQILQLIRELQGEMDMGVIFITHDMGVVAEVADRVMVMRRGRAIETNTAAALFAHPRESYTRALMAAAPKLGAMRGTARPARFDLVEDAPSAPANTAAPAAPPSTAYPEAPSAGGYPTASSTAYPPASSAPPHPAAAAGRDPADAPSKHPILRVRDLVTRFDVRGGVLARVKRRVHAVEKVSFDLHAGETLSLVGESGCGKTTTGRSILQLTRATSGSVEFAGQEVRGDDPLSLRTLRRGMQFVFQDPYASLNPRMRVGESIKEPMLIHGLASGPEADRRVAALMERVGLDPAMASRWPHQFSGGQRQRICIARALSVQPRVLIADESVSALDVSIQAQIVNLLIDLQRELGVSYLFISHDMAVVERISHRVAVMYLGQIVEIGPRQAVFEDPRHPYTRKLMQAVPVPDPSRRREIRVDNAELPSPVRPLGYEPEVPPLEQVGPGHFVARHRVGGLY